A genomic window from Chaetodon auriga isolate fChaAug3 chromosome 13, fChaAug3.hap1, whole genome shotgun sequence includes:
- the klhl41a gene encoding kelch-like protein 41a encodes MDPQGLREDLRLFQTTLLQDGLKELLNENKLIDCVLKVGDRSIPCHQLILSACSPHFRELFFSGDGKEVDKKEVALENLDASLMEAIVNYMYSAEIDINDNNVQDLLAVANRFQIPSVFTVCVNYLQKKLSKKNCLAIYRLGLMLNCPRLAIAARDYIADRFKTIAEDEDFLELAPPELFAIIGADALNVDKEELVFETLMRWIRKDKDKRVKSLEEAFDYIRFRLLPEKYFKEKVEKDDLIKSDPELLKKVKAIKEAFAGKLPERKKGQGDEEGEEGKLPGYLNDNRRYGMFAKDMVVMISDTAAVAYDAQENECFLAAMAEQIPRNHVSLVSKKNNLYVLGGLFVDEEDKENPLQCYLYQLDSLAVEWIALPPMPSPRCLFAMGEFENLIFAVAGKDLESNESHDTVMCYDTEKMKWTETKKLPMKIHGHCVVSANGLVYCIGGKTDDNKATNKMFAYNHKKSEWKEVASMKAARSMFGAVIHNGKIVVAGGVTEEGLTAACEAYDFGTNKWSPFTDFPQERSSVNLVSCGGLLYAVGGFAMVENENKECAPSEIIDIWQYEEDKKQWTGMIREMRYAAGASCVSMCLNAAKMPKL; translated from the exons ATGGATCCCCAAGGCTTGAGGGAAGATCTCCGTCTGTTTCAGACCACTTTGCTGCAGGATGGACTCAAAGAGCTTCTGAACGAGAACAAGCTGATTGACTGCGTGCTGAAAGTTGGAGACAGAAGCATCCCCTGCCATCAGCTCATCCTGTCAGCTTGTAGTCCGCATTTCCGGGAGCTGTTCTTCTCAGGGGATGGCAAGGAGGTGGACAAAAAGGAGGTTGCTCTGGAGAACCTGGATGCCAGCCTTATGGAGGCGATTGTAAATTATATGTACTCAGCAGAGATTGATATCAATGACAACAATGTGCAGGATCTTCTGGCAGTTGCCAACCGCTTCCAGATCCCCTCAGTGTTCACAGTTTGTGTGAATTATCTCCAGAAGAAGCTGTCAAAGAAGAACTGCCTCGCCATCTACAGGCTGGGACTGATGCTGAACTGCCCCAGGCTGGCGATCGCAGCTCGAGATTACATTGCGGATCGGTTTAAGACCATAGCCGAGGATGAGGATTTCCTAGAGCTTGCTCCACCTGAGCTCTTTGCCATTATTGGAGCAGATGCACTGAATGTAGATAAAGAGGAGCTCGTGTTCGAGACCCTCATGAGGTGGATcaggaaagacaaagacaagcgCGTGAAATCCCTGGAAGAGGCCTTCGACTACATTCGCTTCCGTTTACTCCCAGAGAAGTACTTCaaggagaaggtggagaaggACGACCTCATTAAGAGCGACCCCGAGCTGCTCAAAAAAGTCAAAGCCATAAAAGAAGCTTTTGCAGGGAAGCttccagagaggaaaaagggacAAGGTGacgaggaaggagaggagggcaaGTTGCCCGGCTATCTGAACGATAACCGCAGATACGGCATGTTTGCCAAAGACATGGTTGTGATGATCAGTGACACTGCCGCCGTGGCCTATGACGCCCAGGAGAACGAATGCTTTCTCGCTGCGATGGCAGAGCAGATCCCCCGAAACCACGTCAGTCTGGTGTCAAAGAAGAACAATCTGTATGTGTTGGGGGGCCTGTTTGTAGAtgaagaggacaaagaaaacCCACTGCAGTGTTACCTCTACCAG TTGGACAGTCTGGCTGTTGAATGGATCGCTCTGCCGCCCATGCCCTCCCCCAGGTGTTTGTTCGCGATGGGGGAGTTTGAAAATCTCATCTTTGCCGTCGCAGGAAAAGATTTAGAGTCCAATGAGTCTCACGACACTGTTATGTGCTATGACACAGA AAAAATGAAGTGGACTGAAACCAAAAAGTTGCCCATGAAAATCCACGGCCACTGTGTGGTCTCAGCCAACGGGCTGGTGTACTGTATCGGAGGCAAAACGGATGACAA TAAAGCGACCAATAAGATGTTTGCGTACAACCACAAGAAGTCGGAGTGGAAGGAGGTGGCGTCCATGAAGGCAGCCAGATCGATGTTTGGCGCCGTAATCCACAACGGGAAGATTGTCGTCGCCGGCGGAGTCACTGAAGAAGGCCTCACAGCGGCGTGCGAAGCCTACGACTTTGGAACCAACAA GTGGTCACCCTTCACAGACTTTCCCCAGGAGAGGAGTTCAGTGAACCTGGTCAGCTGTGGAGGCTTGCTGTACGCCGTAGGAGGCTTCGCCATGGTGGAGAACGAGAACAAGGAGTGTGCGCCCAGCGAAATCATTGACATCTGGCA GTATGAAGAGGATAAGAAACAGTGGACCGGCATGATCAGAGAGATGCGTTATGCAGCTGGAGCGtcctgtgtgtccatgtgtctcAATGCAGCCAAAATGCCCAAACTCTAA
- the col28a2a gene encoding collagen, type XXVIII, alpha 2a, with amino-acid sequence MLPSFTSVLLVTALTSVWAQDFYEERKTNKKSKAKPLAANIHDGQAILEEDCSLELSFLLDSSESAKDNHEQEKQFAMNVVDRLQGVRLQTGRSLSLRVALLQYSSHVITEQTFRDWKGTENFKTRIAPIVYIGHGTYTTFAITNMTKLYLEESSPGSIRVAVLLTDGISHPRNPDLFSAVADAKNQGIKFFTLGITRAANEPANVAQLRLIASPPASHFLHNLQDEDIVEKIVTEITGLADEGCPLAQRCTCEKGERGPNGPAGKKGRPGDDGAPGLKGQKGEAGLSGLPGREGAEGKPGYKGEKGERGECGTPGIKGDRGPEGSVGGRGLRGLQGLPGPHGDIGPEGPQGKQGERGPAGPPGIQGETGIGLPGPKGDMGFPGRSGPPGPPGMGEPGLTGPQGPQGVQGERGPHGEGFPGAKGDRGLPGPRGPRGQQGAGIKGEKGELGPPGLTGPPGPTGVGIQGEKGIEGPRGPPGTRGLTGEGLPGSKGDQGLPGEQGAPGERGIGEPGPKGEPGASGSGGLPGLPGEDGAPGQKGEPGLPGLRGPDGAQGIGIQGEKGDQGLRGIRGLHGPPGISGPSGPKGERGIPGQQGMPGQPGRSISGPKGDVGPAGPSGPVGETGHGIPGPKGERGHQGLPGPVGPKGEGLPGPVGPPGLPGLPGEPGTEGVGIPGPKGDIGFRGLPGLPGPPGEGFQGPPGNVGRPGPPGPVGPPGEGIQGPKGEPGSQGMTGPRGPPGDGFSGAKGDRGSQGERGMKGTKGDMGDSGVPGEAGKPGTKGEPGLTREDIIKLIKEICGCGIKCKERPMELVFVIDSSESVGPENFEIIKDFVTRLVERTTVGRNATRIGLVLYSLDVHLEFNLARYMTKQDVKQAIRKIPYMGEGTYTGTAIRKATQEAFFSARSGVRKVAIVITDGQTDKREPVKLDIAVREAHAANIEMYALGIVNSSDPTQAEFLRELNLIASDPDSEHMYLIDDFNTLPALESKLVSQFCEDENGALIYNRITNGHWNGNNGHGNGINGNNGHGENASGHNGYGNNGYIYGNNGYGNNGNGYNYQEEIQNQRRTNSRGRGDTFTLPISADPLPVQVVEDDEGEDLDLRAQGWAGGAVAVVNKASSSSVRSSSSSTSSSATSLSTVGSNSSLSTKKLQSVLRNPPLDPRCSLSLDQGTCRNYSIHWYYDKQANACAQFWYGGCGGNDNRYETEEECKKTCVLVRTAG; translated from the exons ATGCTCCCCTCCTTtacatcagtgctgctggtcACAGCACTGACCAGTGTCTGGGCCCAAGACTTTTATGAAGAGAGGAAGACTAACAAGAAATCCAAGGCAAAACCTCTGGCTGCAAACATTCATGATGGACAAG ccaTCCTAGAAGAGGACTGCAGCTTGGAGCTCTCCTTCCTGTTGGACAGCTCGGAGAGTGCCAAGGACAATCATGAGCAGGAAAAGCAGTTTGCTATGAATGTGGTGGACAGACTCCAAGGGGTACGGCTGCAGACTGGCCGCAGCCTGAGCTTGAGGGTGGCTCTGCTGCAGTACAGCAGTCACGTTATCACAGAGCAAACCTTCAGAGACTGGAAAGGCACAGAGAACTTCAAGACCCGCATAGCTCCCATTGTCTACATCGGGCACGGCACCTATACGACCTTCGCCATCACCAACATGACCAAGCTCTACCTGGAAGAATCCAGCCCTGGCAGCATCAGAGTGGCTGTGCTGCTCACAGACGGGATATCCCACCCGAGGAACCCTgaccttttctctgctgttgctgatgCCAAGAACCAGGGCATCAAATTCTTTACTTTGGGCATCACCCGCGCAGCCAACGAGCCAGCCAACGTAGCCCAACTCCGTCTGATCGCCAGCCCCCCCGCCTCCCACTTCCTCCACAATTTACAGGACGAAGACATCGTTGAAAAAATCGTCACTGAGATT ACTGGCTTGGCTGATGAAGGC tgCCCTTTGGCTCAGAGGTGCACTTgtgagaagggagagagggggcCAAATGGGCCTGCG GGGAAAAAAGGTCGCCCCGGAGATGATGGAGCCCCAGGGCTTAAAGGGCAAAAG GGTGAAGCAGGATTAAGTGGTCTACCTGGGCGAGAAGGCGCTGAG GGAAAACCAGGCTACAAAGGAGAGAAG GGTGAGAGGGGTGAGTGTGGGACTCCAGGAATAAAAGGAGACAGG GGTCCTGAGGGTTCAGTTGGAGGAAGAGGACTAAGAGGTCTGCAG GGGTTACCAGGACCACATGGAGACATTGGACCAGAGGGCCCTCAGGGAAAGCAG GGTGAACGTGGCCCAGCTGGCCCTCCAGGAATTCAGGGGGAAACCGGTATTGGACTACCTGGGCCAAAA GGTGACATGGGATTCCCAGGCCGATCAGGTCCTCCAGGTCCTCCAGGCATGGGTGAACCTGGCCTTACT GGACCTCAAGGACCACAAGGTGTTCAAGGAGAGAGGGGACCCCATGGTGAGGGATTTCCTGGAGCAAAG ggggATCGGGGGCTTCCTGGACCGAGGGGGCCAAGGGGACAGCAGGGTGCAGGAATCAAAGGAGAAAAG GGTGAATTGGGGCCTCCAGGTCTTACAGGGCCACCTGGACCAACAGGAGTGGGCATACAGGGAGAGAAG GGAATAGAGGGTCCAAGAGGTCCACCAGGAACTAGAGGACTTACAGGAGAGGGTTTACCTGGATCTAAG GGAGACCAAGGTTTACCAGGAGAGCAGGGAGCTCCAGGAGAGAGGGGCATTGGTGAGCCTGGTCCAAAG GGAGAGCCTGGTGCATCTGGTTCAGGTGGCCTGCCTGGTCTTCCAGGAGAAGATGGAGCTCCAGGGCAGAAG GGGGAGCCTGGTTTACCTGGTTTAAGAGGTCCTGATGGAGCACAAGGAATTGGCATTCAAGGAGAGAAG GGTGACCAGGGTCTGAGGGGCATCCGTGGATTACATGGACCTCCTGGAATCTCAGGACCCTCTGGACCAAAG GGTGAGCGTGGAATACCGGGCCAGCAGGGCATGCCAGGGCAGCCGGGACGGTCCATATCAGGTCCAAAG GGTGATGTAGGCCCTGCTGGTCCCTCTGGTCCTGTTGGGGAAACAGGCCATGGAATACCAGGTCCAAAG GGTGAACGTGGTCATCAGGGCTTACCAGGTCCAGTTGGTCCAAAAGGCGAAGGCCTCCCTGGCCCTGTG GGTCCTCCAGGTTTACCGGGCTTACCAGGCGAACCGGGCACAGAGGGAGTAGGAATTCCTGGTCCCAAA ggtgACATTGGCTTTAGAGGATTGCCAGGTTTACCCGGCCCGCCTGGAGAGGGCTTCCAAGGACCACCT ggTAATGTTGGGAGGCCAGGGCCTCCTGGTCCAGTTGGACCTCCAGGAGAAGGCATTCAAGGCCCAAAG GGTGAGCCAGGATCTCAAGGTATGACTGGGCCTAGAGGGCCTCCAGGAGACGGATTTTCTGGAGCTAAG GGTGATCGTGGATCACAGGGTGAGAGGGGAATGAAAGGTACAAAAGGAGACATGGGGGATTCTGGAGTCCCTGGTGAAGCG GGGAAGCCAGGAACAAAAGGAGAACCAGGCCTCACA AGAGAGGACATCATCAAGCTCATCAAAGAAATCTGTG gaTGTGGCATCAAGTGCAAAGAAAGGCCAATGGAACTTGTGTTCGTCATCGACAGCTCAGAGAGCGTTGGCCCCGAGAACTTTGAAATCATCAAGGACTTTGTCACCAGGTTGGTGGAGCGAACCACAGTTGGACGCAACGCCACCAGAATTGGACTGGTCCTCTACAGTCTGGATGTCCATTTGGAATTTAACTTGGCTAGATACATGACCAAACAGGATGTTAAGCAGGCAATCAGAAAAATACCGTACATGGGTGAAGGCACCTACACTGGCACTGCCATCAGAAAGGCCACTCAGGAGGCTTTCTTCAGTGCTCGGTCTGGAGTCAGAAAAGTAGCCATCGTCATCACTGATGGTCAGACTGACAAACGAGAGCCTGTCAAACTTGACATAGCCGTGAGGGAAGCTCATGCTGCAAACATTGAGATGTACGCCCTGGGAATTGTCAATTCCTCTGATCCGACACAGGCTGAGTTCCTGCGAGAGCTCAACCTCATTGCCTCTGACCCCGACAGTGAACACATGTACCTCATTGATGACTTCAACACTCTACCAG cACTGGAGTCTAAACTCGTCAGCCAGTTCTGTGAAGATGAAAATGGCGCCCTTATTTACAATCGCATAACAAATGGACACTGGAATGGCAATAATGGCCATGGGAATGGTATTAATGGAAACAATGGACATGGAGAGAATGCCAGTGGACATAATGGTTATGGCAATAATGGATATATTTATGGAAACAATGGATATGGGAACAATGGGAATGGTTACAATTACCAAGAGGAGATCCAAAATCAGAGACGCACCAACAGCCGAGGACGTGGAGATACTTTCACGCTGCCCATCAGTGCTGATCCCCTCCCCGTTCAG GTggtggaggatgatgaaggtgaagatTTAGACCTAAGAGCCCAGGGGTGGGCTGGTGGTGCTGTGGCTGTAGTTAACaaagcatcttcatcatctgtgagatcttcatcctcttctACATCTTCATCCGCAACATCTTTGTCAACAGTAGGCTCCAATTCATCTTTAAGCACTAAAAAGTTGCAATCTGTGCTGA GAAACCCTCCTCTTGATCCCCGCTGTAGCCTCAGCTTGGATCAAGGCACCTGCCGAAACTATAGCATCCACTGGTACTATGACAAGCAGGCCAATGCCTGTGCACAGTTTTGGTACGGAGGCTGTGGTGGAAATGACAACCGCTATGAAACAGAAGAGGAATGCAAGAAGACATGTGTTCTAGTCAGAACAG CAGGATAA
- the bbs5 gene encoding BBSome complex member BBS5, which yields MASVLDALWEDRDVRFDITAQQMKTRPGEALIDCLDSIEDTKGNNGDRGRLLVTNLRIIWHSLALPRVNLSVGYNSIINITTRTANSKLRGQTEALYILTKSNNTRFEFIFTNVVPGSPRLFTSVIAVHRAYETSKMYRDLKLRAALIQNKQLRLLPREQVYDKINGVWNLSSDQGNLGTFFITNVRIVWHANMNESFNVSIPYLQIWSIRIRDSKFGLALVIESSRQSGGYVLGFKIDPVDKLQDALKEINSLHKVYSANPIFGVDYEMEEKPQPLEELTVEQPPDDVEIEPDEQTDAFTAYFADGNKQQDREPVYSEELGLAIERLKDGFTLQGLWEVMG from the exons ATGGCATCTGTTTTAGATGCTCTCTGGGAAGACAGAGACGTTAGATTCGACATAACAGCCCA GCAGATGAAAACACGTCCAGGAGAAGCACTAATAGACTGTCTGGACTCCATAGAAGACACGAAAGGAAACAACGGAGATCGAG GACGACTGCTGGTTACAAACTTGAGGATCATTTGGCATTCTTTGGCTCTGCCAAGAGTCAATTTGT ctgtgggTTACAACTCCATCATTAACATCACAACAAGGACAGCTAACTCA AAATTGAGAGGCCAAACCGAAGCGCTCTACATCTTGACAAAGTCCAACAACACAAGATTTGAGTTCATCTTCACAAATGTGGTTCCAGGAAGTCCACGGCTCTTTACCTCTGTGATTGCTGTTCACAG GGCCTATGAGACATCTAAAATGTACAGGGACCTGAAGTTACGAGCCGCTCTCATTCAAAATAAGCAGCTAAGGCTCTTGCCCCGGGAGCAAGTGTACGATAAAATTAATGGAGTTTGGAATTTATCCAGCGATCAG GGAAACCTCGGAACCTTCTTTATCACCAATGTTCGGATTGTGTGGCACGCCAACATGAATGAGAGCTTCAATGTCAGCATTCCTTACCTTCAGATT TGGTCCATCAGAATAAGAGACTCAAAGTTCGGCTTGGCTTTGGTGATAGAGAGTTCACGCCAG AGTGGTGGCTATGTGCTCGGCTTTAAGATTGACCCTGTGGATAAGCTTCAGGACGCACTGAAGGAAATCAACTCCTTGCATAAGGTGTACTCTGCCAACCCCATCTTTGGAGTGGACtatgaaatggaagaaaag CCCCAGCCGTTGGAAGAACTCACAGTGGAACAGCCTCCTGATGACGTGGAGATTGAGCCCGATGAGCAGACTGATGCTTTCACG GCTTACTTTGCAGATGGAAATAAG CAACAAGACCGTGAGCCGGTTTACTCCGAGGAGCTGGGCCTCGCCATTGAAAGGCTGAAGGATGGCTTCACGCTTCAAGGACTGTGGGAAGTTATGGGCTGA
- the fastkd1 gene encoding FAST kinase domain-containing protein 1, mitochondrial — protein MFRLRCVNSSLRRLFHVATVNRDQVLEQLRVCSVEDQVFDVVGKNKAKLTVNHVSWAVGMLWELQKERPQMLRTIELVKNHPQFLTLRVLAENKIALMDDLMLVDMLYSFLRLNVDAHDSLVQQLVSEAWLRLDRLPMSSLSKFAICLSDQLLQHSPLMGHITNILDQKLSTINEARILTSLMTSVSSLVSPRLRDALIVRADHLLDTMDVSYYNNPRRVVQFLRNIKHSHRPLLEKCNEIFLHNIPTMDAENISIIVGLYQSLQFNNCDFRLAVKQRLTELVDSSTDPFSFTKLFVALAPMAREEIRERLEDTALLLADELNAHQALAIVVALEEIQSRNVTLLNKIASVIQRNLSVYKPMDVARVTQALFLLQCHNPELFTKLRHTLITFLQRSVIPYEVVMLTRILSLLPHPRLDEVVTSRVDAVITQCSLNDLNTIALAVSKWVRNDPSYRRNTPSMYARLLQTLNICAHERLQTADRLDLLLEEVKFISGEWFEEMLVEETMITLQRMMDQIHWTNVPELALFLTRINHLCPPLMDRIASVAIKDIDKIHHSATYATLLPFSILNYDSVLADELYDVCIRRLTPHISSFEPHLLVLLAYALAVADYFPEQLIREIFSIEFLGTLDAQLETLPDAVVMRTRLRLMELNRAVCLECPEFQVPWFHDRYCQHLQKKGSGAVSTAQQQIHKILGEVLDGINRVQIAVVTPYFYTVDFECILDKHLQPLPYSEPSRLQISGSGKAHWGSSSLENIRDELPPGAQRVAVDFLDSKTFCKNSHHIKGEILMRKRHLEILGYRVVQIPHFEWNSMELSTKDAWKEYLKKKLFQELSSERTYD, from the exons ATGTTTCGGCTCCGGTGTGTGAATTCCTCTCTTCGGAGACTCTTTCACGTGGCGACGGTGAACCGAGACCAGGTCTTGGAGCAGCTGCGGGTTTGCTCTGTTGAGGACCAGGTGTTTGATGTGGTGGGGAAGAACAAGGCCAAGCTCACGGTGAACCATGTCAGCTGGGCTGTGGGGATGCTGTGGGAGCTTCAGAAAGAGAGGCCACAAATGCTCCGGACCATTGAGCTCGTGAAGAACCACCCGCAGTTCTTGACTCTGCGGGTTTTGGCGGAGAACAAAATTGCTCTGATGGATGATTTGATGTTGGTCGACATGCTTTACAGTTTCCTCAG GTTGAACGTGGATGCACATGACTCTCTTGTTCAGCAGTTGGTTTCAGAAGCATGGCTGAGACTAGACAG attaCCAATGTCATCGTTATCCAAGTTTGCCATCTGTCTAAGTGATCAGCTACTTCAACACAGTCCTCTGATGGGCCACATCACAAATATTCTGGATCAGAAGTTGTCCACCATTAATGAAGCCAG GATCCTAACTTCACTGATGACTAGCGTGTCGTCCCTGGTGTCTCCCCGGCTTCGGGATGCCCTCATTGTCAGGGCAGACCATCTCCTGGACACCATGGATGTCTCATATTACAACAACCCGAGGAGAGTAGTGCAGTTCCTGCGCAACATCAAGCACAGTCACCGGCCTCTGCTGGAGAAGTGCAACGAGATCTTCTTGCACAACATTCCCACTATGGACGCAGAAAATATTAGCATCATCGTGGGCCTGTATCAGTCCCTGCAGTTCAACAACTGTGACTTCAGGCTGGCTGTTAAACAAAGGCTGACAGAGCTGGTTGATTCAAGCACTGACCCTTTCTCCTTCACTAAACTGTTTGTCGCTCTGGCTCCGATGGCCAGAGAGGAGATCAGAGAAAG GTTGGAGGACACTGCCCTCCTGCTGGCGGATGAGCTCAATGCACACCAGGCTCTGGCTATAGTTGTAGCTCTAGAGGAGATTCAGAGCAGGAATGTCACCTTACTCAACAA AATTGCATCAGTAATCCAAAGGAACCTCTCTGTCTACAAACCAATGGATGTGGCCAGAGTCACCCAAGCCCTTTTTCTGTTGCAGTGCCACAACCCCGAGCTCTTCACGAAACTAAGACACACTCTGATCAC CTTTCTGCAGCGCAGCGTCATTCCCTACGAAGTGGTCATGTTGACTCGCATTCTGTCCCTTCTGCCCCACCCACGGCTGGACGAGGTCGTCACCTCGCGAGTGGATGCAGTGATCACCCAGTGCAGTCTCAACGACCTCAACACCATCGCGCTTGCCGTCAGCAAGTGGGTGCGCAACGATCCCTCCTACCGCCGCAACACTCCCAGTATGTACGCCCGTCTCCTGCAGACCCTGAACATCTGCGCACACGAGAGGCTGCAAACGGCTGACCGGCTGGACTTGCTGCTGGAGGAGGTCAAGTTCATTTCGGGAGAGTGGTTTGAGGAAATGCTGGTCGAAGAGACGATGATCACACTGCAGAGGATGATGGACCAAATTCACTGGACAAATGTGCCCGAGTTGGCCCTCTTCTTAACCAGGATAAATCACCTCTGCCCTCCTCTGATGGACCGTATCGCCAGTGTGGCCATTAAAGACATCGACAAG ATTCACCACTCGGCAACATATGCCACCCTGCTGCCCTTCTCCATCCTGAATTATGATTCTGTACTAGCAGACGAGCTGTATGATGTTTGTATCCGGCGCCTCACTCCTCATATCA gCTCGTTTGAGCCACATCTGCTGGTTTTACTGGCATACgctttggctgtggctgactATTTCCCCGAGCAACTAATCAGAGAAATCTTCAGCATAGAGTTTCTGGGAACGCTGGACGCCCAACTCGAAA CCCTACCTGACGCCGTCGTCATGCGAACCAGACTGCGCCTCATGGAGCTCAATCGCGCCGTGTGTCTCGAGTGTCCCGAGTTCCAGGTACCGTGGTTTCATGACCGCTACTGCCAGCATTTGCAAAAGAAAG gaaGCGGCGCTGTCAGCACTGCACAACAGCAAATCCACAAAATTCTGGGTGAAGTTCTCGATGGCATTAACCGTGTTCAAATAGCAGTTGTCACTCcgtatttttacactgtgg ACTTCGAATGCATACTAGACAAACACCTGCAGCCGCTGCCCTACAGCGAGCCCAGCAGGCTGCAGATCTCAGGCAGTGGAAAGGCTCACTGGGGGTCGAGCTCACTGGAAAACATCAGGGATGAGCTGCCACCTGGAGCTCAGCG AGTTGCTGTGGACTTTCTTGATTCGAAGACCTTCTGCAAGAATTCTCACCACATCAAAGGTGAAATCCTGATGAGAAAGAGACACCTTGAAATCCTGGGATACCGTGTGGTTCAG atcCCTCACTTTGAATGGAACTCGATGGAGCTCTCAACAAAGGATGCCTGGAAGGAATATCTGAAGAAGAAACTCTTTCAGGAGCTTTCTTCTGAAAGGACTTATGACTGA